The Pyrus communis chromosome 2, drPyrComm1.1, whole genome shotgun sequence genome includes a window with the following:
- the LOC137726076 gene encoding polyadenylate-binding protein 3-like translates to MAAVVSGPVAQPVSPAAQQAPPVAAPAVYGNVSLYVGDLDPSVNEAQLYDLFNQMGQIVSIRVCRDQNRMHSLGYAYVNYGDPQHAANALEVLNFTPINGKPIRIMYSHRDPSIRKSGKANVFIKNLDKSIDHKALLDTFSTFGNVLSCKVALDSSGQSKGYGFVQFDNEESAQEAIKKLNKMLINGKLVYVGLFQRGQERNRQNESPHFTNVYVKNLSETTTDEDLKKIMGEHGNITSAVVMRDGSGKSRCFGFVNFEKPEAAAAAIEKLNGSTISGDKVLFVGRAQRKSEREAELRAKFEQERLSRFEKLQGANLYLKNLDDTINDEKLKELFSEFGTITSCKVMLDQQGVSKGSGFVAFSTPEEANKALAEMNGKMIGRKPLYVAVAQRKEERKARLQARFAQIRAPGGMMPSGLPGYHAGAPRLAPQQLYYGQGSPGLLPQQPAGYGFQQQLLPGMRPGIGPNFIMPYHLQRQGQPGQRMGARRGGNLQHAQQQQQQQLLHRHSNQGLRYMGNARNGVDPSLAPQGLVGPMMPLPLDGAGLPVTRNDIHRSGPLPMSTLASALASATPENQRLMLGEQLYPLVERIEPEHTAKVTGMLLEMDQTEVLHLIESPDALKAKVAEAMDVLDKAATKSEVTDQLGALDLNE, encoded by the exons ATGGCGGCGGTAGTATCGGGTCCGGTGGCTCAACCAGTGTCTCCGGCCGCTCAACAGGCGCCGCCGGTTGCGGCTCCGGCGGTTTATGGGAACGTGTCGCTGTACGTAGGCGATCTGGACCCGAGTGTGAACGAAGCGCAGCTGTACGATCTGTTCAACCAAATGGGGCAGATCGTTTCGATTCGGGTCTGTCGGGATCAGAACCGCATGCACTCCCTCGGCTATGCCTACGTTAATTACGGCGATCCTCAACACG CTGCTAATGCCCTGGAAGTGTTGAATTTTACTCCAATCAATGGGAAACCCATTAGGATTATGTACTCTCATCGAGATCCAAGCATTCGGAAGAGCGGAAAGGCCAATGTATTCATTAAGAACCTGGACAAAAGTATTGATCATAAGGCGTTATTGGACACTTTTTCAACCTTTGGCAACGTTCTTTCTTGCAAGGTTGCACTTGATAGCAGCGGTCAATCGAAAGGCTATGGGTTCGTACAGTTTGACAATGAGGAATCTGCACAGGAGGCAATCAAGAAGCTGAATAAAATGCTGATAAATGGAAAACTGGTTTATGTAGGACTTTTTCAACGAGGCCAGGAGAGGAATCGACAAAATGAATCACCACATTTCACTAATGTTTATGTGAAAAATTTGTCGGAGACAACTACAGATGAAGACCTTAAGAAAATTATGGGCGAGCATGGTAACATTACTAGTGCGGTTGTTATGAGGGATGGTTCTGGAAAGTCTAGATGTTTTGGTTTTGTTAACTTTGAGAAGCCAGAAGCAGCAGCTGCTGCAATTGAGAAGTTGAATGGGAGCACCATTAGTGGTGACAAGGTTTTATTTGTCGGGAGGGCTCAAAGGAAATCCGAGAGGGAGGCGGAGTTGAGAGCTAAGTTTGAACAGGAAAGACTCAGTAGATTTGAGAAGCTACAAGGTGCTAATTTATATCTCAAAAATCTCGATGACACaataaatgatgaaaaactaaagGAGCTATTTTCTGAATTTGGAACAATAACATCGTGCAAG GTCATGCTTGATCAGCAAGGGGTGAGCAAGGGTTCTGGATTTGTTGCATTTTCTACTCCAGAGGAAGCCAATAAAGCC TTGGCTGAAATGAATGGCAAGATGATTGGACGAAAGCCTCTGTATGTCGCTGTGGCCCAACGCAAAGAAGAGCGAAAGGCTCGATTACAG gCACGCTTTGCCCAAATCCGAGCACCAGGTGGAATGATGCCATCAGGACTTCCTGGTTATCATGCTGGGGCACCTAGACTTGCCCCTCAACAATTGTATTATGGTCAAGGTTCTCCTGGCCTTCTACCCCAACAGCCTGCTGGTTATGGCTTCCAGCAGCAGCTCTTGCCTGGCATGCGCCCGGGTATTGGTCCAAACTTCATTATGCCATACCACCTTCAGAGGCAAGGTCAACCTGGGCAGCGAATGGGCGCACGTCGAGGTGGGAACCTCCAACAtgcgcagcagcagcagcagcagcag CTACTGCACCGTCACTCCAATCAAGGCTTGAGATACATGGGAAATGCGCGGAATGGAGTGGACCCATCTTTGGCTCCTCAAGGTCTTGTGGGTCCAATGATGCCTTTGCCACTTGACGGTGCAGGGCTGCCTGTGACTCGTAATGATATCCATCGGTCTGGGCCGTTGCCAATGTCAACACTTGCTTCAGCTTTAGCTTCTGCTACCCCAGAGAATCAGCGTTTG ATGCTGGGCGAACAACTATATCCACTTGTTGAGCGCATTGAGCCTGAACACACGGCTAAGGTGACTGGGATGTTGCTAGAGATGGATCAGACGGAGGTTCTCCATCTGATTGAGTCTCCAGATGCCTTGAAGGCCAAGGTAGCTGAGGCAATGGATGTTCTGGATAAAGCTGCAACGAAGTCTGAAGTTACTGATCAGCTTGGTGCATTGGATCTGAATGAGtga
- the LOC137725061 gene encoding uncharacterized protein, with protein sequence MPTVFIAVQCWQCSTMQVKQRNKSNKWTCAVCNQKQSVRQVFAQGPMAKDLRLFVQSSNMSRQFAQQTNDQQQQRQEQDTLISSDCSYKTEKRRRNDWTQYLDPEDSDRGANVKPEDEAGSGFEPEIVTEFPAELWKKPKLSKYGVDELHSHKPVFSKRDFNKHVISLPQDTEQVKCELTNTKESSQVQRHFIARDEQEPRRTCQATKAILTNASKWSDYVTQDEDDDCSLRLITRRKHADNAGQCSNEIDKTATNYETVLANDETVEDDIHPDFLIASMTAEAVAPIISLVPIDAVSVAERPTLTPLDNDKMITCT encoded by the exons ATGCCGACCGTGTTCATCGCAGTTCAGTGCTGGCAATGCTCCACCATGCAG GTGAAGCAGAGGAACAAAAGCAACAAGTGGACATGCGCCGTCTGCAATCAGAAGCAGTCCGTCCGCCAAGTGTTTGCTCAAGGTCCCATGGCCAAAGACCTCCGCCTCTTCGTCCAGTCCTCCAACATGTCTCGCCAGTTCGCCCAGCAAACCAATGATCAACAGCAACAGCGGCAAGAACAAGATACTCTTATTTCTTCCGATTGCTCGTACAAGACTGAAAAGAGAAGACGAAATGACTGGACCCAGTACCTGGACCCTGAGGACAGTGATCGGGGCGCCAACGTGAAGCCAGAAGACGAAGCAG GTTCTGGTTTTGAGCCTGAGATTGTAACAGAGTTTCCGGCGGAGTTGTGGAAGAAACCAAAGCTGAGCAAATATGGTGTAGATGAGCTGCACAGTCACAAACCAGTTTTCTCTAAGAGGGATTTCAACAAACATGTCATCTCCCTTCCACAAG ACACAGAGCAGGTGAAGTGCGAGCTGACAAACACCAAGGAGAGTTCACAAGTACAGAGGCATTTTATAGCAAGAGATGAGCAGGAACCGAGAAGAACATGTCAGGCTACAAAGGCTATACTAACTAATGCTTCTAAATGGAGTGACTATGTAACCCAAGACGAGGATGACGATTGCAGCTTGCGACTcattacaaggagaaaacatgCAGACAATGCAGGCCAATGCAGCAATGAGATTGACAAGACAGCAACAAACTATGAGACAGTTCTGGCAAACGATGAGACGGTAGAAGATGACATTCATCCTGATTTCCT TATTGCTTCCATGACTGCAGAAGCAGTTGCACCTATTATAAGCTTAGTTCCAATTGATGCAGTATCAGTTGCCGAGAGACCAACCCTTACGCCTCTTGACAACGATAAAATGATTACATGTACGTAA